One genomic window of Williamwhitmania sp. includes the following:
- a CDS encoding DUF4199 domain-containing protein, with protein MDNTTKPTSIFQPAMTYGLILALGIILYSIVIYVLNIYTPGMGIQAIQWVIIFGLIYYGQIKYRDDYKNGVLSYSQSLGFGVLIGLFASLIYALYFVVLVKMIDPGYIEKLLQAMEQKMYEANKISDEQIQTVMNMYKQKMTVGTMVLASVFMMTLISFVVSLITSIFAKKVESPFSSDEMNG; from the coding sequence ATGGATAACACTACAAAACCAACTTCGATCTTCCAGCCGGCAATGACCTACGGTCTTATTCTTGCCCTAGGCATAATACTTTACAGCATTGTAATATATGTGCTAAACATCTATACTCCAGGTATGGGAATCCAAGCAATACAATGGGTTATAATATTTGGATTGATTTACTACGGCCAAATAAAATACCGCGATGATTATAAGAATGGGGTTCTAAGCTATAGTCAATCTCTTGGATTTGGCGTATTAATTGGATTGTTTGCCTCATTGATTTACGCCTTATACTTTGTTGTACTGGTTAAGATGATTGACCCTGGCTACATTGAAAAACTTTTACAAGCAATGGAGCAAAAGATGTACGAGGCTAATAAAATAAGTGATGAGCAAATTCAGACCGTTATGAACATGTATAAACAGAAAATGACTGTTGGTACAATGGTTTTAGCATCGGTTTTTATGATGACGCTAATAAGTTTCGTAGTATCCCTAATAACATCTATTTTTGCTAAGAAGGTGGAGAGCCCTTTTTCTTCAGATGAAATGAATGGATAA